The Apis mellifera strain DH4 linkage group LG8, Amel_HAv3.1, whole genome shotgun sequence genome contains a region encoding:
- the LOC727408 gene encoding slit homolog 1 protein isoform X2 translates to MTSMKFLARQIGLSSRLEWLIFHGTKINVIKTDWFRPLTNLRKLILDRCGLVHIESDVFRMLPRLEVLGLRDNDLNCLPIEELSYLQNLKTVRIDGNPWLCECQQKLNKYFRSRSIVQEMECLRQINICKKYQCMTPIGVPILSSVPVAQQFYNFNKEHMMIHRNEFQTNVLTSLNRLPDKTTWIQISGLIIDTLPKYIFFRFGNSLKSLDLNDCRINMIENGAFAGLHKLQRLSLIGNRLPILSTNWFRDLTNLQQLILQRNEIEQIERNSLWHMRDTLRYLDIRDNLLQCIAIEELAELKKLERLDAMNNPWLCSCRNNLQNFLTQKNIGFEINTGRCNENENEILDNNSNWNQQQTTVQNTLITTGKIHWTSFEDTIKQTNISILKPPLLSPPSEIHIETSEPPIYTGTCYPEKSDEKSRSIYTCRGITSIEELNLIPSTTHTIRVILSNIKKLPENTFTRFDGYLSRLEFRDCGIERIESRAFSNLHNLEYLSLRNNQLEYINADMVQGIYNLRYLDVSHNNIYRITNDVFDQLPYLINLDISENNINCIGVEYMAHKLRYLSSLDVSNNPWSCLCGTKLAEFLNERGIKYDKTLFLLKEDCYSSFKSDIVTDSPIPVTTNIPLSNETIEGSCTIHEDTTGIRYRCIDGNLLLLQSIPSNVIAIEFNEGHLPRLPSESFSKFINLQELVIRNSGLTIIEHGAFNNLNKLKNLTIQDNPLEMIESSWFNLENLERLDLRGNSIKYIESGSFRYLNQLKYLNLEGNDLKCIFTSDLNDMRNVYIIEFSGNPLKWRCRVELEQFLEARKIRFIKIENSCEGKKLVRNLLLQNKTDGSFDCPSECSAAINIDRYLSILFILPILITLIY, encoded by the exons ATGACCTCGATGAAGTTTCTAGCGAGGCAGATTGGATTGAGTTCACG GCTGGAATGGCTGATATTCCATGGGACTAAGATTAACGTAATTAAGACCGACTGGTTCCGTCCTTTGACAAACTTGAGGAAACTTATTTTAGAtag ATGTGGCTTAGTGCACATCGAATCTGATGTATTCCGTATGCTGCCGAGATTAGAAGTTCTAGGCTTGCGCGATAACGATCTTAACTGCTTACCGATCGAGGAACTATCTTATCTGCAAAATCTCAAGACCGTACGTATCGATGGAAACCCCTGGCTCTGCGAGTGTcaacaaaaattgaataaatatttccgaTCTCGATCTATCGTCCAAGAAATGGAATGTTTgagacaaattaatatttgtaaaaaatatcaatgtatGACACCTATTGGAGTTCCGATTCTTTCTTCTGTTCCGGTTGCACAACAGTTCTACAACTTTAATAAG GAACATATGATGATTCatagaaatgaatttcaaacaaatgtGCTCACCTCTCTAAACAGACTTCCAGATAAAACTACATGGATACAAATTTCTGGCTTGATAATAGATACGTtgccaaaatatatttttttcagatttggaaatagtttaaaaagcTTGGATTTGAATGACTGTAGGATTAATATGATCGAAAACGGAGCTTTTGCAGGTTTGCATAAATTACAACGGCTTTCTTTGATTGGTAATCGATTACCTATTTTGAGTACCAATTGGTTTCGAGATCTTACCAATCttcaacaattaattttacaacgaaatgaaatagaacaaatagaaagaaattctttatGGCATATGAGAGATACTTTACGATATCTCGATATTCGAGACAATTTGCTTCAATGCATAGCCATTGAAGAATTGgctgaattgaaaaaattagagaGATTAGACGCTATGAATAATCCCTGGTTATGTAGCTGTCGAAACAATCTCCAAAATTTCCTtactcaaaaaaatattggttttGAAATTAACACAGGTCGATGCAATGAGaatgaaaacgaaattttagaTAACAACAGCAATTGGAATCAGCAACAG ACGACTGTTCAAAATACTTTAATCACTACTGGAAAAATACATTGGACTTCCTTCGAAGATACcattaaacaaacaaatatatcgatattaaaaccGCCTCTTTTATCCCCTCCATCAGAAATTCATATAGAAACATCGGAACCTCCTATTTATACAGGTACGTGCTATCCAGAAAAAAGTGATGAAAAATCTAGATCGATTTACACTTGCCGAGGTATTACATCTATTGAGGAATTGAATCTGATACCTTCAACAACACATACAATTCGAGTTATTTTATCTAACATCAAGAAACTTCCTGAAAATACTTTCACACGCTTCGATGGTTATTTATCAAGATTGGAATTTCGAGACTGTGGTATTGAAAGAATTGAATCACGCGCCTTTTCGAATCTTCATAATTTGGAATACCTATCTCTTCGAAATAATCaacttgaatatataaatgcagACATGGTTCAGGGCATTTACAACCTAAGATATTTAGACGTATctcacaataatatatatcgaattacaAATGATGTCTTTGATCAACTGCCGTATCTTATTAATCTAGACATATCTGAAAACAATATAAACTGCATCGGTGTTGAATATATGGCCCATAAATTACGTTATTTATCGTCTCTGGATGTTTCCAATAATCCTTGGAGTTGTCTATGTGGTACCAAATTAgcagaatttttaaatgaacgtggtataaaatacgataaaacATTATTCCTGTTGAAAGAAGATTGTTATTCCTCATTTAAATCTGATATTGTTACCGACTCACCAATTCCAGTGACGACTAATATTCCTCTTTCGAATGAAACTATTGAAGGATCTTGTACGATTCATGAAGATACGACAGGGATTCGATATCGATGTATAGATggtaatttattgttattgcaATCAATACCATCAAATGTCATTGCAATCGAATTTAACGAGGGACATCTACCGCGATTACCTTcagaatctttttcaaaatttataaatttgcaaGAACTCGTTATCAGAAATTCTGGATTGACAATAATAGAGCATGgtgcatttaataatttaaataaattgaaaaatttaaccaTTCAGGATAATCCTCTGGAAATGATAGAATCTTCTTGGTTTAATCtggaaaatttggaaagattAGATTTACGCGGCAATTCGATTAAGTATATCGAATCTGGATCATTTCGCtatttgaatcaattaaagtatttaaatctAGAAGGGaatgatttaaaatgtatttttactaGCGATTTGAATGATATgcgtaatgtatatattattgaattttctgGAAATCCATTGAAATGGAGATGTAGAGTTGAATTGGAACAGTTTTTAGAGGCtcgaaaaattagatttataaaaattgagaattctTGCGAAGGTAAAAAATTGGTGAGAAATCTTCTGTTGCAAAATAAAACTGATGGATCTTTTGATTGTCCATCCGAATGTTCGGCAGCCATTAATattgatcgatatttatctattttatttatattaccaaTACTAATAAcactaatttattaa
- the LOC727408 gene encoding slit homolog 1 protein isoform X1 has protein sequence MHLILLWALVALIGHAECKCSLAPIVNNERSIAYVCTHGDLNDLDEVSSEADWIEFTVSRIHLISDNAFWRFKNLRRLSFYNCHINFIGPNAFSGLNRLEWLIFHGTKINVIKTDWFRPLTNLRKLILDRCGLVHIESDVFRMLPRLEVLGLRDNDLNCLPIEELSYLQNLKTVRIDGNPWLCECQQKLNKYFRSRSIVQEMECLRQINICKKYQCMTPIGVPILSSVPVAQQFYNFNKEHMMIHRNEFQTNVLTSLNRLPDKTTWIQISGLIIDTLPKYIFFRFGNSLKSLDLNDCRINMIENGAFAGLHKLQRLSLIGNRLPILSTNWFRDLTNLQQLILQRNEIEQIERNSLWHMRDTLRYLDIRDNLLQCIAIEELAELKKLERLDAMNNPWLCSCRNNLQNFLTQKNIGFEINTGRCNENENEILDNNSNWNQQQTTVQNTLITTGKIHWTSFEDTIKQTNISILKPPLLSPPSEIHIETSEPPIYTGTCYPEKSDEKSRSIYTCRGITSIEELNLIPSTTHTIRVILSNIKKLPENTFTRFDGYLSRLEFRDCGIERIESRAFSNLHNLEYLSLRNNQLEYINADMVQGIYNLRYLDVSHNNIYRITNDVFDQLPYLINLDISENNINCIGVEYMAHKLRYLSSLDVSNNPWSCLCGTKLAEFLNERGIKYDKTLFLLKEDCYSSFKSDIVTDSPIPVTTNIPLSNETIEGSCTIHEDTTGIRYRCIDGNLLLLQSIPSNVIAIEFNEGHLPRLPSESFSKFINLQELVIRNSGLTIIEHGAFNNLNKLKNLTIQDNPLEMIESSWFNLENLERLDLRGNSIKYIESGSFRYLNQLKYLNLEGNDLKCIFTSDLNDMRNVYIIEFSGNPLKWRCRVELEQFLEARKIRFIKIENSCEGKKLVRNLLLQNKTDGSFDCPSECSAAINIDRYLSILFILPILITLIY, from the exons ATGCATTTGATTTTACTCTGGGCGTTGGTCGCCCTAATTGGGCACGCAGAGTGCAAATGCAGTCTAGCACCGATTGTAAATAACGAACGGTCGATCGCCTACGTTTGCACTCATGGCGACCTGAATGACCTCGATGAAGTTTCTAGCGAGGCAGATTGGATTGAGTTCACGGTATCCCGTATTCATCTTATATCAGACAATGCGTTCTGGCGTTTCAAAAATCTCAGAAGactttctttttacaattgtCATATCAACTTCATCGGTCCTAATGCATTTTCTGGCTTAAATAGGCTGGAATGGCTGATATTCCATGGGACTAAGATTAACGTAATTAAGACCGACTGGTTCCGTCCTTTGACAAACTTGAGGAAACTTATTTTAGAtag ATGTGGCTTAGTGCACATCGAATCTGATGTATTCCGTATGCTGCCGAGATTAGAAGTTCTAGGCTTGCGCGATAACGATCTTAACTGCTTACCGATCGAGGAACTATCTTATCTGCAAAATCTCAAGACCGTACGTATCGATGGAAACCCCTGGCTCTGCGAGTGTcaacaaaaattgaataaatatttccgaTCTCGATCTATCGTCCAAGAAATGGAATGTTTgagacaaattaatatttgtaaaaaatatcaatgtatGACACCTATTGGAGTTCCGATTCTTTCTTCTGTTCCGGTTGCACAACAGTTCTACAACTTTAATAAG GAACATATGATGATTCatagaaatgaatttcaaacaaatgtGCTCACCTCTCTAAACAGACTTCCAGATAAAACTACATGGATACAAATTTCTGGCTTGATAATAGATACGTtgccaaaatatatttttttcagatttggaaatagtttaaaaagcTTGGATTTGAATGACTGTAGGATTAATATGATCGAAAACGGAGCTTTTGCAGGTTTGCATAAATTACAACGGCTTTCTTTGATTGGTAATCGATTACCTATTTTGAGTACCAATTGGTTTCGAGATCTTACCAATCttcaacaattaattttacaacgaaatgaaatagaacaaatagaaagaaattctttatGGCATATGAGAGATACTTTACGATATCTCGATATTCGAGACAATTTGCTTCAATGCATAGCCATTGAAGAATTGgctgaattgaaaaaattagagaGATTAGACGCTATGAATAATCCCTGGTTATGTAGCTGTCGAAACAATCTCCAAAATTTCCTtactcaaaaaaatattggttttGAAATTAACACAGGTCGATGCAATGAGaatgaaaacgaaattttagaTAACAACAGCAATTGGAATCAGCAACAG ACGACTGTTCAAAATACTTTAATCACTACTGGAAAAATACATTGGACTTCCTTCGAAGATACcattaaacaaacaaatatatcgatattaaaaccGCCTCTTTTATCCCCTCCATCAGAAATTCATATAGAAACATCGGAACCTCCTATTTATACAGGTACGTGCTATCCAGAAAAAAGTGATGAAAAATCTAGATCGATTTACACTTGCCGAGGTATTACATCTATTGAGGAATTGAATCTGATACCTTCAACAACACATACAATTCGAGTTATTTTATCTAACATCAAGAAACTTCCTGAAAATACTTTCACACGCTTCGATGGTTATTTATCAAGATTGGAATTTCGAGACTGTGGTATTGAAAGAATTGAATCACGCGCCTTTTCGAATCTTCATAATTTGGAATACCTATCTCTTCGAAATAATCaacttgaatatataaatgcagACATGGTTCAGGGCATTTACAACCTAAGATATTTAGACGTATctcacaataatatatatcgaattacaAATGATGTCTTTGATCAACTGCCGTATCTTATTAATCTAGACATATCTGAAAACAATATAAACTGCATCGGTGTTGAATATATGGCCCATAAATTACGTTATTTATCGTCTCTGGATGTTTCCAATAATCCTTGGAGTTGTCTATGTGGTACCAAATTAgcagaatttttaaatgaacgtggtataaaatacgataaaacATTATTCCTGTTGAAAGAAGATTGTTATTCCTCATTTAAATCTGATATTGTTACCGACTCACCAATTCCAGTGACGACTAATATTCCTCTTTCGAATGAAACTATTGAAGGATCTTGTACGATTCATGAAGATACGACAGGGATTCGATATCGATGTATAGATggtaatttattgttattgcaATCAATACCATCAAATGTCATTGCAATCGAATTTAACGAGGGACATCTACCGCGATTACCTTcagaatctttttcaaaatttataaatttgcaaGAACTCGTTATCAGAAATTCTGGATTGACAATAATAGAGCATGgtgcatttaataatttaaataaattgaaaaatttaaccaTTCAGGATAATCCTCTGGAAATGATAGAATCTTCTTGGTTTAATCtggaaaatttggaaagattAGATTTACGCGGCAATTCGATTAAGTATATCGAATCTGGATCATTTCGCtatttgaatcaattaaagtatttaaatctAGAAGGGaatgatttaaaatgtatttttactaGCGATTTGAATGATATgcgtaatgtatatattattgaattttctgGAAATCCATTGAAATGGAGATGTAGAGTTGAATTGGAACAGTTTTTAGAGGCtcgaaaaattagatttataaaaattgagaattctTGCGAAGGTAAAAAATTGGTGAGAAATCTTCTGTTGCAAAATAAAACTGATGGATCTTTTGATTGTCCATCCGAATGTTCGGCAGCCATTAATattgatcgatatttatctattttatttatattaccaaTACTAATAAcactaatttattaa
- the LOC727408 gene encoding slit homolog 1 protein isoform X3, producing MLPRLEVLGLRDNDLNCLPIEELSYLQNLKTVRIDGNPWLCECQQKLNKYFRSRSIVQEMECLRQINICKKYQCMTPIGVPILSSVPVAQQFYNFNKEHMMIHRNEFQTNVLTSLNRLPDKTTWIQISGLIIDTLPKYIFFRFGNSLKSLDLNDCRINMIENGAFAGLHKLQRLSLIGNRLPILSTNWFRDLTNLQQLILQRNEIEQIERNSLWHMRDTLRYLDIRDNLLQCIAIEELAELKKLERLDAMNNPWLCSCRNNLQNFLTQKNIGFEINTGRCNENENEILDNNSNWNQQQTTVQNTLITTGKIHWTSFEDTIKQTNISILKPPLLSPPSEIHIETSEPPIYTGTCYPEKSDEKSRSIYTCRGITSIEELNLIPSTTHTIRVILSNIKKLPENTFTRFDGYLSRLEFRDCGIERIESRAFSNLHNLEYLSLRNNQLEYINADMVQGIYNLRYLDVSHNNIYRITNDVFDQLPYLINLDISENNINCIGVEYMAHKLRYLSSLDVSNNPWSCLCGTKLAEFLNERGIKYDKTLFLLKEDCYSSFKSDIVTDSPIPVTTNIPLSNETIEGSCTIHEDTTGIRYRCIDGNLLLLQSIPSNVIAIEFNEGHLPRLPSESFSKFINLQELVIRNSGLTIIEHGAFNNLNKLKNLTIQDNPLEMIESSWFNLENLERLDLRGNSIKYIESGSFRYLNQLKYLNLEGNDLKCIFTSDLNDMRNVYIIEFSGNPLKWRCRVELEQFLEARKIRFIKIENSCEGKKLVRNLLLQNKTDGSFDCPSECSAAINIDRYLSILFILPILITLIY from the exons ATGCTGCCGAGATTAGAAGTTCTAGGCTTGCGCGATAACGATCTTAACTGCTTACCGATCGAGGAACTATCTTATCTGCAAAATCTCAAGACCGTACGTATCGATGGAAACCCCTGGCTCTGCGAGTGTcaacaaaaattgaataaatatttccgaTCTCGATCTATCGTCCAAGAAATGGAATGTTTgagacaaattaatatttgtaaaaaatatcaatgtatGACACCTATTGGAGTTCCGATTCTTTCTTCTGTTCCGGTTGCACAACAGTTCTACAACTTTAATAAG GAACATATGATGATTCatagaaatgaatttcaaacaaatgtGCTCACCTCTCTAAACAGACTTCCAGATAAAACTACATGGATACAAATTTCTGGCTTGATAATAGATACGTtgccaaaatatatttttttcagatttggaaatagtttaaaaagcTTGGATTTGAATGACTGTAGGATTAATATGATCGAAAACGGAGCTTTTGCAGGTTTGCATAAATTACAACGGCTTTCTTTGATTGGTAATCGATTACCTATTTTGAGTACCAATTGGTTTCGAGATCTTACCAATCttcaacaattaattttacaacgaaatgaaatagaacaaatagaaagaaattctttatGGCATATGAGAGATACTTTACGATATCTCGATATTCGAGACAATTTGCTTCAATGCATAGCCATTGAAGAATTGgctgaattgaaaaaattagagaGATTAGACGCTATGAATAATCCCTGGTTATGTAGCTGTCGAAACAATCTCCAAAATTTCCTtactcaaaaaaatattggttttGAAATTAACACAGGTCGATGCAATGAGaatgaaaacgaaattttagaTAACAACAGCAATTGGAATCAGCAACAG ACGACTGTTCAAAATACTTTAATCACTACTGGAAAAATACATTGGACTTCCTTCGAAGATACcattaaacaaacaaatatatcgatattaaaaccGCCTCTTTTATCCCCTCCATCAGAAATTCATATAGAAACATCGGAACCTCCTATTTATACAGGTACGTGCTATCCAGAAAAAAGTGATGAAAAATCTAGATCGATTTACACTTGCCGAGGTATTACATCTATTGAGGAATTGAATCTGATACCTTCAACAACACATACAATTCGAGTTATTTTATCTAACATCAAGAAACTTCCTGAAAATACTTTCACACGCTTCGATGGTTATTTATCAAGATTGGAATTTCGAGACTGTGGTATTGAAAGAATTGAATCACGCGCCTTTTCGAATCTTCATAATTTGGAATACCTATCTCTTCGAAATAATCaacttgaatatataaatgcagACATGGTTCAGGGCATTTACAACCTAAGATATTTAGACGTATctcacaataatatatatcgaattacaAATGATGTCTTTGATCAACTGCCGTATCTTATTAATCTAGACATATCTGAAAACAATATAAACTGCATCGGTGTTGAATATATGGCCCATAAATTACGTTATTTATCGTCTCTGGATGTTTCCAATAATCCTTGGAGTTGTCTATGTGGTACCAAATTAgcagaatttttaaatgaacgtggtataaaatacgataaaacATTATTCCTGTTGAAAGAAGATTGTTATTCCTCATTTAAATCTGATATTGTTACCGACTCACCAATTCCAGTGACGACTAATATTCCTCTTTCGAATGAAACTATTGAAGGATCTTGTACGATTCATGAAGATACGACAGGGATTCGATATCGATGTATAGATggtaatttattgttattgcaATCAATACCATCAAATGTCATTGCAATCGAATTTAACGAGGGACATCTACCGCGATTACCTTcagaatctttttcaaaatttataaatttgcaaGAACTCGTTATCAGAAATTCTGGATTGACAATAATAGAGCATGgtgcatttaataatttaaataaattgaaaaatttaaccaTTCAGGATAATCCTCTGGAAATGATAGAATCTTCTTGGTTTAATCtggaaaatttggaaagattAGATTTACGCGGCAATTCGATTAAGTATATCGAATCTGGATCATTTCGCtatttgaatcaattaaagtatttaaatctAGAAGGGaatgatttaaaatgtatttttactaGCGATTTGAATGATATgcgtaatgtatatattattgaattttctgGAAATCCATTGAAATGGAGATGTAGAGTTGAATTGGAACAGTTTTTAGAGGCtcgaaaaattagatttataaaaattgagaattctTGCGAAGGTAAAAAATTGGTGAGAAATCTTCTGTTGCAAAATAAAACTGATGGATCTTTTGATTGTCCATCCGAATGTTCGGCAGCCATTAATattgatcgatatttatctattttatttatattaccaaTACTAATAAcactaatttattaa